The genomic segment CTGCTCCAGCCTTCCCATGCACATGCCTGGTATTTCCACAGGCAGCCAAGAATGGAAGCAGGAAACAGACAATAGGTGAGGCCtgatcccctcccctcctggcccccccgcacctctgtctctcttcctaaCATCACTCTCAGCTCCTTCTGAAATCTTATCCTTCCAACTGGACCCCCCaacccaagaaaaaaaaaatccttctaccTAACATCCTACAAGCCTGTTTCCCTATAAATTCAACTCTGGCACTTCCCTTGGGCACTGAGTTTCAAGTTTGGACTTAGCACCAGTGCTTCCATCACTGTCCTCTACGTAAGAGCCAGAAAGACCCTGAGTGTGATCTTAATCCCCCCTGGAgcctctctaaccctctctcatctccctcccaccccccagggctgCCAGCGAGGAGACCTTGTCACCGGAGGGGTGCGGGGAGGCCCCCGTGCACACAgtgccggccccggccccggcccccgcagCCCAGCACTGCACCGTGGCGGGGGACGTGTTCAACGCCAGGGTCATTCGGAACTTGCAGGAACGTCGCGGCACCAGGCCTTGGTGACTGCAGCCCGCCTTCTCTCGGGACgggagcagccgccgccgcctgccCGTGGGTGTGTGCATTCACTCGTTCACTCATTCAACAGGCCTCTCGGCAGTGCCAAACCGCTTCCCTGAGCCAGAGCAATAAAGCATTTTTATCTCGAGAGCTTCCGAGAAGCCCGCCTGTCGTTATTTCACTCTCATCCTCCGCCCAGCATCTTGCGCGAGCGCCCGGGGTGGCGCGAAGCCCGCGGCCGCTGGTTTACTGCGCAGGCGCGCCAAGGCAGGCTCCGGCCGCTGGCGCAGGCGCATTGACAGCAGACCGGCGCCTCGCCGCCCCGCCAGACCTGCCGCAGTGCGCAGGCGCGCACCGTCTCCGtttccctccccgcagccctgaccccctcctttccccttcaAGGAGCCGGCCGCGGGGCGCGCTCACCCCGCGAGGAGGGGCAGCCGCACTCGGGAGGCGCGCTCCCGCTCCCGGAAGACCATGTACCAACCCAGCAGGGGGGCGGCCCGGCGTCTGGGCCCGTGCCTCCGCGCCTACCAGGCTCGGCCCCAGGTGAGGAAGGGGCgcccgggagggaggcggggcggggagacCCTCCTGCCGTGCGCGGGCGGAGCGCGCATTCTGCGCAGGCGCAGTGACGCCCACCGCCCTCCCCGTGCCGGCGGCGTGTGGAGGACGAGGGTCGCGGACGCAGAAGGGGCGCCGCCAGCCCTGGTCGTTCCTCCGggtcttggggggtggggggacgtcCACGTCTCCGCGACGGTCTGTGCCTGCAGGTGATTTgaagggcggggggcggagagGTTCGCACGCACCCGCTCCCGGATAGCGGTCCCGGCTGGAAGGCGGCCTCGGACCGGCGGACCCGGCTCGGGCTCTGCGCCCGGGTGGGCAGGTGGCCACGCCCCCGGAGTGATGGAGTGACGCGGGGCCTGGTCCGCCAGACTGGGGTGACCTCCTCCTCCGCGTCAGTTCCAAGGTCATTAAGCGGGAGTGCAGTCCGGCCTTCGCCCGGGCCCGGAGCGGTGGCGTGCCTGTGCGCCGCCCCAGAAGTGCAGGGCTGCACGTGTGTGCTGGTGCAGAGCCCTCGCCGTTCCTCGCGTGGCTTCCTCCTCCTGCACCGGAAGAGGGTTTACAGGACCGGAGTGCTGGAGGGTGCGCCTGGGCTTGGCACTCGAAGGGCTCCTGTTCCCTTGGACCTCACAGCGCCGCCTCGCTGCAGGCCACGCCTTCGCCCACAGCGCAGTAAAACGCGATCCCCCCTTGTCCACCCTTCAAACACGGGTGTGATTCTTGCTCCAGGAGCGGTGGGCCTGCCCCCACAGTATCGGGATCTTAAATGGAAAGGCGTTTGCTAACCGTTTCAGGGAGGTGCATGTCGTGGGAAACTTGCCTCCTGGAGATGGAGGTGAATCCAGCCCCTTTTCCTTGAGCAATTCCCGCTTCTGCCCAGGAGCGGGTGGGGGTTTGGACGCagggccatcaggcagctggGTTACCGTTTTTCCTTTCGTTCTCCCTCCTTAGGACCAGCCTTCTCCACGGGCTCTGCCATTCCCACCCCTGTGGCCCCACTCCACGACTTCCACTTCTCCCGCTCCTCCGCTCCTCTGGTCTCCCGCGCTCTCATGCCCTCCCCCTGGGCTGCTTCCCCGAGCTCCCCCGTTACCTCTCCCTCAGGCCCAAGCCCTCAGCTCACCATGGGCCAGCCTCCCtccaggaaagggggaggagggaccaggccctGAGTTGCATAGTGGCTGTCTGGATGGGCTTAGGGGCCTACTTGAGGGACCTTCCTGCCCCTATCTTGGGGCTGTGCTATCTTTCCAAGCCCCTGTGaccgcccgcccctcccctgccgcTCGGTCAGGAGACCCCAGTATGGAGGAGCACCTGGCTGTCATGTATGAGAGACTGAGACAAGAGGTAGGTCAATTCAGAAGTGACCTTCATCCACTGGTGGGGATGCAGGTAACCTTGGAAATAGAGGGTTAGTCAACTGGATTCTTTCTTGGCACCACAGGCGAGCATAGAAACATTTACAAACATTTCCCAGATAGAAGAAAATCCTCtgtagccgagaccggtttggctcagtggatagagcgtcggtctgcggactgaaaggtcccaggttcgattccggtcaagggcatgtaccttggttgcgggcacatccccagtggggggtgtgcaagaggcagctgatcgatgtttctctctcatcgatgtttctaactctctatccctctcccttcctctctgtgaaaaatcaataaaatatattttaaaaaaaaaagaaaaagaagataatccTCTGTAGATTAAGGGAAGTTAGACATGGCATGGAAATGACCTTCCACGCAGAGGGAAGGAGGCACTAAGAATAGAAAACTGAGAAATGgggtcctctctcctttcccactgGGTGATGCCTTCTTCTTCCACCAGCTTCCCACTCTCTTCCTTCACTCGCACGACTACACGCTCTACTCCTCGGACGTGGAGTTCATCAACGAGATCCTGAGCATTCGTACCAAGTGAGCCCGCGGgcggggtggtgggagggaggaccCCGTGCTGTGTCCCTACCAGGGAAGGTGCTCGGCTGCTTCCCATTTCTGACTCTGCATGAGAtttccttccatccctccttctCAGGGGCCGGACGTGGTACATCCTGTCGCTGACCCTCTGCCGCTTCCTGGCCTGGAACTATTTTGCACAAGTTCAGTTGGAGGTTCTGCAGCTGACCCGCCACCCTGAGAACTGGACCCTGCAAGCCCGCTGGCGGCTGGTGGGGCTGCCCATCCACATGCTGTTTCTGCGTTTCTATAAGCGGGACAAGGAAGAGCTTTACCGGTAAGGGCGAGGGCGGGCCCCAGGCCACAATCCACTTCCCGCCTCGTCAGTCTCCTAGGTAACCCTTCATCGACCTGCCGCCACTGAGGCTCTGGAGGGCGGGGCTTGGCTTAGCCTCCTTTATGGGCACAGAAATGGGACTTTGAGGACATGAGAACCTCAGCTCTGCTTGTTCGTGTCATCACCTGGCACATAGGTAGGAATTCCAGCACTTACTGAACAAATGAAAGTTCCTGCCTCGTAAGTTGAGCCTCACACCCTTAGGTAAGGTAAAGTACTTGGTTAATTTCTGGCAAAGTAGGATCCCAAGTAATTGTTAGGCTCGCCCCAAATCAGCAGTTTGTAGACAGCTGCACAGGGGGATCATGATGCCAGACGTTCTGCTTTATTGTAACGGGGTGCCacctgggcatcaggatttttcAGTCCCCAGGTCATCTAACACTAGTACATAGCACAGTTAAGGAACTAGGAGTTTAAGCAAATGCTTGAATTAATCTGGGATCAGTCACCTTCCCCTCAGCTTCTCTTCCTTCACCAGGACCTACGATGCCTATTCCACTTTCTACCTGAATTCCAGCGGCCTCATTTATCGCCATCGCCTAGACAAAGTGAGTCCcaggggggatggggtggggggaggggcagcacccCTGCTAATGCAGTCACTTCCTCCTGGCAGCTGATGCCCTCACACTCACCCCCCATGCCTGTGAAGAAGCTGCTCGTGGGAGCCCTGGTGATGCTGGGGCTGTCAGAGCCAGAACCCGACTTAAACCTGTGACCCAGGCCTCATCCAGGAGCGGGTGGGGCAGCACTGAAAACAGCTACACACAAGAGGTGGGGTTGGCCAGTTTCTTCccgctcctctccctccctccctccctccctccttgccaTCTCATGCTGTGTAAAGCTGCTGTGTAATTTAACGTGTAAATAATAAAGTCTAAGTGAAAATATGAGATCAGATTTCCACATCACTTTCTCCAGCTTACAAAAGTTCGCACAAGCTTTattccaaaattaattttatgaacGGACATTAAATGACATGGAGGTGGAGCTGGTGTCGCGTTGTTTGCTCTTTTCTTTACCCTAGCTCCTCACGGGTCTTGCCTGTTTTTTTGGGCATTTTCTTAGCATGGGGGTCTTCTAGCTCCTTGGCTTTATAATAGTGAGGTGCCACCTCCAGAAGCCAGCTGCTCTCGATCTCCAGTACCTAGAAGGGGAGAGAAACCAGGAGTGATCCCGTCTTCCCAGCCTAGATTCTCGTGTGTGAGCTCAAAAAGGCCGGTTTGTTCAGTGGGTaaagcgtcggcttgcagactgaagggtcccaggttcgattccggtcaagggcacttgcctgggttgcaggctagatccccagtagggggcgtgcaggaggcagctgatcagtgatcctctctcatcaaggtttctctctcccccttcctctctgaaatcaataaaaaaaacctatttaaaaaggTCCTTTCCCTGTGGCTGCAGGAAGGCGCAGCGCTCCGCACCATCTGTCCCGAGGCTGGCCTGCCTCCACGGCCCCTCAGGTTCCCCAGGGGCTCTCCAAAGGCCTGCGTGTGAGCCGTAAAGTACACTCGGGCAGAGGCCACACCTCTTTGTTCaccagcccccccagccccccagcaccGGAATCCGAGACAAGAGCCTTTCGAGTCAGCGGTTAGGAAGGGTGTCTTTCGAGCTTATTCTTCCTTAAACCAGTTTGTTTCTTGTTCCTCTGCCAGGCCCAGCGCCTTGAACCTGGTTTAGCTGGCCAGAGTACCACTCGTCTCTGCAACCGCCACCTGCCAGGCAGGGGTGGAACCCTCACCTGTCGCATGAACTCCTTGGTGGTCAAAACAAGTTCGTGGTAGAGCAGCCAGCGAGGCTGTTCCTCAAAGAGGGAGGAGTTGGGGTGAATGAACACGGTCTGCTGCTGCTTCACGGTGCGGTAGCCGCTGCGAGTCAGCCGTGCCGTGTGGTAAAAGTAGCCGGCGGTGACGGCCTAAGGAGCAGGCAGGAGACCCTCAATGGGAAGGCCAGGCCGCAGGGACCCTCAGCCCTCGCCAGCTTTGCAGTTTTAGTTCAGGCTTCTGGAGAACCAGGAAGGGAAGGGTGTGGAAGAGCCCCAGGAGGAAACGGGCCTCCCAGCTCAGGCGGGggctgcccaggccccggggctgcgggagggccGCTGACCTTGCGGACCCGGATATAGTCCCCCTGGCAGGAACTGAGGCCAACTTCCACCCGCTCCAGGAGCCCCTCCAGCTGCTCCCGCACATCGCGGGCTCGGCGCATCGATCTGAACTGGACGAAGTTCTCATAGCACCACTGGGAGGAGTAGCCGCTCTCAGCCCActgtgaggaggggaaggggtgagTGACAGGACCAGAGGCCCCCACGTCCCCGCCTCCGCACTGTCCCGAGCCCAGCGACCTGTGTGTACACATTCAGCAGAACCAGGTGGTCCCCGCCAGGCAGGAAGAAGTTGACGCGGGCGTTGTCCGCGTGGACAACTTTGTCCTTGGGCCGGTAGAAGATGGAGTTGTTGACGGACAGCATGGCGGCCACCGTCAGTATCTCCTCTGAGCAGCTGTACCTGGGCAGGAAAGGAAAAAGCTTGAGAGCTCAAAGCGAGGCGCAGGGACAGACCCCTGGGGGGAGTGACCACGTGTGCGCTGTCCTCACAGGGGAACCGCCCGTCAGAACGGCTGAGCACTGAGTAGCTGGATTTGGGGGCGGTGCCAGCAGCTCAGGGCTGTGCCGACGTGACAGATGGACACCTGCAGAGGGAAGGACGGGCCGCTGAGGAGCCAGAGGCAAGGTGGGCACTATGCATCGGGGAAAGACTGCTTCCTTTGAGCTCATGTGATGACCTCTGACCCCAGCCACGGCATTTAAAGGTGGTCCCTCCACAGCCACATCTAAATGCTCCAGTCTGAGCCTTAGGATGAACAAGTCCCCAAACCAGCCCTCACTCAGCACTCCTCACAGATGGAAAGTCTTCCACCTCCCTTCGTGCCCCCAAATCCCACGTGTTTGCCGATCTGACCCATTGCCCATGGCGGCCAAGGACAGCACAGTGTCTACGGGCCCTTTGGGCCTCAAAGGGGCAGTGAGCGTTACTATCGGTTAAAGGAGAATATGgtagagagaaaaagagcaaaaaacaaagacGGCCCAGAGACAGCAGGAGGCGTGGCCAGCTTGTGG from the Eptesicus fuscus isolate TK198812 chromosome 10, DD_ASM_mEF_20220401, whole genome shotgun sequence genome contains:
- the C10H6orf136 gene encoding uncharacterized protein C6orf136 homolog, whose amino-acid sequence is MYQPSRGAARRLGPCLRAYQARPQDQPSPRALPFPPLWPHSTTSTSPAPPLLWSPALSCPPPGLLPRAPPLPLPQAQALSSPWASLPPGKGEEGPGPELHSGCLDGLRGLLEGPSCPYLGAVLSFQAPVTARPSPAARSGDPSMEEHLAVMYERLRQELPTLFLHSHDYTLYSSDVEFINEILSIRTKGRTWYILSLTLCRFLAWNYFAQVQLEVLQLTRHPENWTLQARWRLVGLPIHMLFLRFYKRDKEELYRTYDAYSTFYLNSSGLIYRHRLDKLMPSHSPPMPVKKLLVGALVMLGLSEPEPDLNL